One part of the Cystobacter ferrugineus genome encodes these proteins:
- a CDS encoding ArsR/SmtB family transcription factor — protein sequence MERTMSAGPDLAELAGAVGDATRIRMLELLMEGRSLVAKELAFGTGVSPATATVHLRKLEQARLIRSTRQGRNKVFRLATPTVARMVEALMTVAVRGPRASATPEPLRAARYCYDHLAGRLGMGITDALLRNGHLSLRRRAFALTPSGEEWFEAFGVEVAPLREQRRQFAHRCLDWSERRDHLAGALGAALASRVFELGWVERQPDSRGLIVTPAGQRGLRRHFGAP from the coding sequence ATGGAACGAACGATGAGCGCGGGACCGGACCTCGCGGAACTGGCGGGTGCCGTGGGGGATGCCACGCGGATCCGGATGTTGGAACTGCTCATGGAGGGCCGGTCGCTCGTCGCCAAGGAATTGGCCTTCGGCACTGGCGTGAGCCCCGCGACGGCGACGGTCCACCTCCGAAAGCTGGAGCAGGCCCGGTTGATCCGCTCGACCCGACAGGGGCGCAACAAGGTGTTCCGGCTCGCCACGCCCACCGTGGCGCGCATGGTGGAAGCGCTGATGACGGTGGCGGTCCGGGGGCCTCGCGCGTCGGCGACACCGGAGCCCCTTCGGGCGGCGCGCTACTGCTATGACCATCTCGCGGGACGGCTCGGGATGGGCATCACCGATGCGCTGCTACGAAACGGACACCTCTCCCTCCGGCGGCGAGCCTTCGCACTGACACCCAGCGGTGAGGAGTGGTTCGAGGCCTTTGGAGTCGAAGTGGCCCCCTTGCGCGAGCAGCGGCGCCAGTTCGCCCACCGCTGCCTCGACTGGAGCGAACGGAGGGATCACCTCGCCGGTGCGCTCGGGGCGGCGCTCGCCTCACGGGTGTTCGAGTTGGGCTGGGTCGAGCGTCAACCCGACTCGCGTGGACTCATCGTCACACCCGCGGGCCAGCGGGGACTGCGTCGTCACTTCGGCGCGCCGTGA
- a CDS encoding PQQ-dependent sugar dehydrogenase, whose protein sequence is MDLRHLPVVVRRTGPAMVFAAVVACGVKPENDPELQTRTAALTAGTRLIGVQSGRCLDVAQNSQTPGQGLNIYDCHGEANQRFLFTPEGELRVFDGAWCVQPATASAGARAVIGACTGAANQRWVRNANGAVIHTPSSLCLDVSDQATTNSSPVILWNCNAQTNQQWSLPPDAQPPTVPTGLSLSNVTCNSATLSWSPSTDNEGVAFYDVYHDGQLMKSVSGATVSTVLTVVPGATWGLYVNARDAAGNVSQGSATLSITPPPCQVDTQPPSVPTGVTATALGTSVTVSWSASTDNLGVSAYDVFRGGVKIGTVSGSPPGTSFVDSGLSPNTTYAYAVLARDAQGNASAQSAAVTVTTGQACANAVCSVIQVATDTDIPWGLVNLPDGSVLYGRRDAQNIVRLDPATGQKTSVGTIPNVQSTDGEGGLMGLALSPTFSSDRWLYVMHTSPTDNRIVRLRYENGALDTASLQVLVQGIGRNKFHNGGRLRFGPDGKLYAATGDAQNGAYAQDLNNLAGKVLRLNPDGSVPSDNPFGNYVWSYGHRNPQGLAFDSQGRLWEQEFGNSVMDETNLIQKGGNYGWPNCEGTVSQGGSGCATAGYIAPKQTYSTAEGSCSGIAVVRDVLYVACARGTRLYREVISGSSLTNVQQFFVGTYGRLRTVEPTPDGNLWLTTTNQGDKDSIPNNSNEKIFRVVLGQ, encoded by the coding sequence ATGGATCTTCGTCACCTGCCCGTCGTCGTTCGCCGCACCGGACCAGCCATGGTCTTCGCCGCCGTCGTTGCCTGTGGGGTGAAGCCGGAGAACGACCCCGAACTCCAAACGCGAACCGCCGCGCTCACCGCGGGCACCCGGCTCATCGGCGTGCAGTCCGGCCGCTGCCTCGACGTGGCCCAGAACAGCCAGACGCCGGGGCAAGGGCTCAACATCTATGACTGCCACGGGGAGGCGAACCAGCGGTTCCTGTTCACGCCCGAGGGCGAACTGCGCGTGTTCGACGGCGCCTGGTGTGTCCAGCCCGCGACCGCCAGCGCCGGGGCACGGGCGGTCATCGGCGCCTGCACCGGAGCGGCGAACCAGCGGTGGGTCCGCAACGCCAACGGCGCGGTGATCCATACGCCGTCCTCGCTGTGCCTCGACGTGTCCGACCAGGCCACCACCAACAGCTCGCCGGTGATCCTCTGGAATTGCAACGCCCAGACGAACCAGCAGTGGTCGCTGCCGCCCGATGCCCAGCCCCCCACCGTGCCCACCGGGCTCTCCCTGTCCAACGTGACGTGCAACTCGGCCACGCTCTCGTGGTCCCCGTCCACGGACAACGAGGGGGTCGCCTTCTACGACGTCTACCACGACGGCCAGCTCATGAAGAGCGTCTCCGGCGCCACGGTGTCGACCGTTCTGACCGTGGTCCCCGGCGCGACCTGGGGCCTGTACGTGAACGCGCGGGATGCGGCGGGCAACGTCTCTCAAGGCAGCGCCACGCTCTCCATCACCCCGCCGCCGTGCCAGGTGGACACCCAGCCCCCCAGCGTCCCAACCGGCGTCACCGCCACCGCCCTGGGCACCAGCGTGACCGTGAGCTGGAGCGCGTCGACCGACAACCTGGGCGTGAGCGCGTACGACGTGTTCCGAGGGGGCGTGAAGATCGGAACGGTGTCCGGCTCGCCGCCCGGGACGTCTTTCGTCGACAGCGGCCTCTCCCCGAACACGACCTACGCCTACGCCGTGCTCGCCCGTGACGCCCAGGGCAATGCGTCGGCCCAGAGTGCGGCCGTGACGGTCACCACCGGCCAGGCCTGCGCGAACGCCGTCTGTTCCGTCATCCAGGTCGCCACCGACACGGATATCCCGTGGGGACTGGTGAACCTGCCGGACGGCTCGGTGCTCTACGGACGCAGAGACGCGCAGAACATCGTTCGCCTGGACCCGGCGACGGGCCAGAAGACGTCGGTGGGAACCATCCCCAACGTGCAGAGCACCGACGGCGAGGGCGGGCTGATGGGGCTGGCCCTCTCCCCCACCTTCTCCAGCGACCGCTGGCTGTACGTGATGCACACCTCCCCGACCGACAACCGCATCGTACGCCTGCGGTACGAGAACGGCGCCCTCGACACCGCCTCGCTCCAGGTGCTGGTCCAGGGCATCGGCCGCAACAAGTTCCACAACGGCGGGCGCCTGCGCTTTGGACCGGACGGGAAGCTCTACGCGGCGACCGGGGATGCCCAGAACGGCGCCTACGCGCAGGACCTCAACAACCTGGCCGGCAAGGTGTTGCGGCTCAATCCCGACGGCAGTGTTCCGTCCGACAACCCCTTCGGCAATTACGTGTGGAGCTACGGCCACCGCAACCCGCAGGGGCTGGCCTTCGACTCTCAGGGCCGCCTTTGGGAGCAGGAGTTCGGCAACTCCGTGATGGACGAGACCAACCTCATCCAGAAGGGCGGCAACTACGGCTGGCCGAACTGTGAAGGAACGGTGTCCCAGGGCGGCTCGGGCTGCGCGACGGCCGGGTACATCGCCCCGAAGCAGACCTACTCCACGGCGGAAGGCTCCTGCTCCGGCATCGCGGTGGTCCGCGACGTCCTCTACGTGGCCTGTGCCCGCGGCACACGTCTCTACCGCGAGGTCATCAGCGGCTCCAGCTTGACCAACGTGCAGCAGTTCTTCGTCGGCACCTATGGCCGGCTGCGCACCGTCGAGCCGACCCCCGACGGCAACCTGTGGCTGACCACCACCAACCAGGGCGACAAGGACAGCATCCCCAACAACAGCAACGAGAAGATCTTCCGCGTCGTTCTCGGGCAGTAG
- the lnt gene encoding apolipoprotein N-acyltransferase produces the protein MSGWAARAGRWGPALLGILASTALLAWFARLEPRWVALGWVELVPWLWVLDRTRSGKEAVLAGTVLAMTFTAAIFGWFPEALHRYSQAPLAVCWLAVLLLAPLMELQFITFALVRHHLRRTSTPPLSFWRITLTSALVYVGTEWLCPKLFAETLGQGFYASESLRQLADLAGAHGLTFLLLIGNECVLAAGKALAAREAPRRVAVPLAVLAVLLLAGTGYGRLRIWQVARETAREPALKVGVVQANITSYDKLAAETGMYEVVRMILDTHYRLSDELLQGRGVDLLIWPETVYPTTYGSPKSEAGAEFDADLSGFISERRVPLLFGTYELEQEREYNAAVFVGPGRGGELTRSAYRKTMLFPLTEWVPESLDSPWLRERLPWTGYWKRGPGPRALELTLREGRRLTIAPLICYESIFPGYVAEEARRGAELIVTLSNDSWFQGTPGPKLHLMHAAFRSIETRLPQVRVTNSGISALISATGEVLTEVPDDHRASLALSVPPPPRLTTLLVAWGDWLGPTALVLAGLLLLGRALPFRRRAP, from the coding sequence ATGAGCGGATGGGCGGCACGCGCGGGGCGCTGGGGGCCCGCGCTGCTCGGCATCCTGGCGAGCACCGCCCTCCTCGCGTGGTTCGCGCGCCTGGAGCCGCGATGGGTGGCGCTCGGCTGGGTGGAGCTCGTTCCCTGGCTGTGGGTGTTGGATCGCACGCGCTCCGGGAAGGAGGCCGTCCTCGCGGGCACGGTGCTCGCCATGACCTTCACCGCGGCCATCTTCGGCTGGTTCCCCGAGGCGCTACACCGCTACTCCCAGGCGCCCCTCGCGGTGTGCTGGCTCGCCGTGCTGCTGCTGGCGCCGCTCATGGAGTTGCAGTTCATCACCTTCGCGCTCGTGCGCCACCACCTGCGACGCACCTCCACGCCCCCCCTCTCCTTCTGGCGCATCACCCTCACGAGTGCCCTCGTGTACGTGGGCACCGAGTGGCTGTGCCCCAAGCTCTTCGCGGAGACCCTGGGCCAGGGTTTCTACGCCTCCGAGTCCCTCCGGCAGCTCGCGGACCTCGCCGGAGCGCACGGGCTCACCTTCCTGCTGCTCATCGGCAACGAGTGCGTGCTCGCCGCGGGAAAGGCGCTCGCGGCGCGGGAGGCCCCCCGGCGCGTGGCGGTGCCGCTGGCCGTGCTGGCGGTGCTCCTCCTGGCGGGGACGGGGTATGGGCGGCTTCGAATCTGGCAGGTGGCGCGAGAGACGGCGCGCGAACCCGCCCTGAAGGTGGGCGTCGTCCAGGCGAACATCACCAGTTACGACAAGCTCGCGGCGGAGACGGGCATGTACGAGGTGGTGCGGATGATCCTCGACACGCACTACCGGCTGTCGGACGAGCTGCTCCAGGGCCGGGGGGTGGATCTGCTCATCTGGCCCGAGACGGTGTACCCGACGACGTACGGCTCGCCCAAGAGCGAGGCAGGCGCCGAGTTCGACGCGGACCTCTCCGGGTTCATCTCCGAGCGCCGGGTGCCGCTGCTCTTCGGCACCTACGAGCTCGAGCAGGAGCGCGAGTACAACGCCGCCGTGTTCGTGGGACCGGGACGCGGAGGCGAGCTGACGCGCTCGGCCTACCGCAAGACGATGCTCTTTCCCCTCACCGAGTGGGTGCCCGAGTCACTCGACTCGCCGTGGCTGCGCGAGCGTCTGCCATGGACGGGCTACTGGAAGCGGGGGCCAGGACCGCGCGCGCTGGAGCTGACCCTGCGAGAGGGCCGACGGCTCACCATCGCGCCGCTCATCTGCTACGAGTCCATCTTCCCCGGCTACGTCGCCGAGGAGGCACGGCGAGGCGCGGAGCTCATCGTGACGCTGTCCAACGACTCCTGGTTCCAGGGGACGCCCGGGCCGAAGCTGCACCTGATGCACGCGGCGTTTCGCAGCATCGAGACGCGGCTACCGCAGGTGCGCGTCACCAACTCGGGCATCTCCGCCCTCATCAGCGCCACGGGCGAGGTGCTCACCGAGGTGCCCGATGACCACCGCGCGAGCCTCGCGCTGAGCGTGCCGCCCCCGCCGCGGCTGACCACCCTCCTGGTGGCCTGGGGGGATTGGTTGGGTCCCACGGCCCTGGTGCTCGCGGGGCTCCTGCTGCTCGGACGCGCCCTTCCCTTCCGGCGCCGGGCCCCTTGA
- a CDS encoding cyclic nucleotide-binding domain-containing protein has protein sequence MSRITSTEVILPSSLSTEARHQLTDSLYAVHARLFESEEEREAWAPRDRSEALYFLETATGHAEGHGLLTVAPITLETVLSMARALLKRRLCQSMGRLAARVLGTRLGARLGRSLVIHALRHVPLFAQFGEATLLRLAERAELLVLPAGRDVFQAGSASDELYLLESGVVHVLAQGEKLMDELGSGAVFGELALLTRDRRSATVRTATDSTLIRIPRSALLPLLEGNDRLRERMWKTLAERRFDDVVRGLEGYGHLGRARRLSLLRSGEHRELRPQEWQKIEAGTHLFVLSGAVDFEHAGLVVTQRDSTLLEVGQPLWVRAREATRLVLLNPRAEDASSPRLAS, from the coding sequence ATGTCCCGCATCACGAGCACCGAGGTCATCCTCCCCTCCTCCCTGTCCACCGAGGCGCGGCACCAGCTCACCGACAGCCTCTACGCCGTCCACGCTCGGCTCTTCGAGTCGGAGGAGGAGCGCGAGGCGTGGGCCCCCCGCGACAGGTCCGAGGCGCTCTACTTCCTCGAGACCGCCACGGGCCATGCCGAAGGGCACGGGCTGTTGACGGTGGCGCCCATCACCCTGGAGACCGTGCTGAGCATGGCGCGTGCCCTGCTGAAGCGGCGGCTGTGCCAGTCCATGGGGAGGCTGGCGGCGCGGGTGCTGGGCACGCGGCTCGGGGCGCGCCTGGGCCGCTCCCTGGTCATCCACGCGTTGCGCCACGTGCCGCTCTTCGCCCAGTTCGGCGAGGCCACCCTGCTCCGCCTGGCCGAGCGCGCGGAACTCCTCGTGCTGCCCGCGGGCAGGGATGTCTTCCAGGCGGGAAGCGCCAGTGACGAGCTGTACCTGCTGGAAAGCGGTGTGGTCCATGTGCTGGCCCAGGGAGAAAAGCTCATGGACGAGCTGGGCAGTGGTGCCGTGTTCGGGGAGCTGGCCCTGCTCACCCGTGATCGCCGCTCGGCGACCGTCCGCACGGCGACGGACTCGACGCTCATCCGCATTCCCCGCTCGGCGCTCCTGCCGCTGCTCGAGGGGAATGACCGCCTGCGCGAGCGGATGTGGAAGACGCTCGCCGAGCGGCGCTTCGATGATGTGGTGCGGGGGCTGGAGGGCTACGGACACCTGGGGCGCGCGCGCCGGCTCTCCCTGCTGCGCTCCGGAGAGCACCGCGAGCTGCGGCCGCAGGAGTGGCAGAAGATCGAGGCGGGCACCCACCTGTTCGTGCTGTCGGGCGCGGTGGACTTCGAGCACGCGGGGCTGGTGGTGACCCAGCGGGACTCCACGCTCCTGGAGGTTGGCCAGCCGCTCTGGGTGAGGGCCCGGGAAGCCACGCGGCTCGTGCTCCTGAATCCGCGGGCGGAGGATGCCTCGTCCCCGCGCCTCGCGTCGTAA
- a CDS encoding YXWGXW repeat-containing protein has translation MTPRWWMCLMIGLAAPVVHGQTAPSYSQDAAQGYYGEDDYEEETGPLAPYAPPALPNETQTARPFRDAVWASGHWYWDGNEWRFNPGTWIASMPGYQFINGYWQQEASGWRWISGGWARPGSTQVEIPIAVTNEEVVASQAPPAPQMETPPPAPAPSYTWAPGYWYWSGANWSWVSGSWMAPPRPGLVFVTPRWVRRGPSWYFVGGGWAVHGSTRVVVPEYRYARISVGWGRPSYFVHTWRRYPMFHWSRPYGYRHGPRYNPPPYRDRDWDRGPRHHDSRPNGPWRDRNDGPRRDHDGPRGRDHDGPRGRDHDGPRGRDHDGPRGRDHDGPRGGGWGRHDATPVRHH, from the coding sequence ATGACTCCTCGGTGGTGGATGTGTCTGATGATCGGGTTGGCGGCCCCCGTCGTTCACGGGCAGACCGCGCCCTCCTATTCGCAGGATGCCGCGCAGGGGTACTACGGCGAGGATGACTATGAGGAGGAGACGGGCCCCCTGGCCCCCTACGCTCCCCCGGCCCTGCCCAACGAGACGCAGACGGCCCGCCCCTTCCGCGACGCGGTGTGGGCCTCCGGCCACTGGTACTGGGACGGCAACGAGTGGCGCTTCAATCCGGGCACCTGGATCGCCTCCATGCCGGGCTACCAGTTCATCAACGGCTACTGGCAGCAGGAGGCTTCGGGCTGGCGATGGATCTCCGGTGGCTGGGCGCGGCCCGGCTCGACCCAGGTGGAGATTCCCATCGCCGTCACCAATGAGGAGGTCGTCGCCTCCCAGGCCCCTCCGGCGCCCCAGATGGAGACGCCTCCCCCCGCGCCCGCGCCTTCCTACACGTGGGCCCCCGGGTACTGGTACTGGAGCGGGGCCAACTGGTCCTGGGTGTCCGGAAGCTGGATGGCTCCGCCCCGTCCGGGCCTCGTCTTCGTCACGCCGCGCTGGGTGCGTCGTGGTCCCTCCTGGTACTTCGTGGGTGGAGGCTGGGCGGTCCATGGCTCGACCCGGGTCGTCGTGCCGGAGTACCGATACGCGCGGATCTCCGTGGGTTGGGGCCGGCCGAGCTACTTCGTGCACACCTGGCGGCGCTACCCGATGTTCCACTGGAGCCGGCCGTACGGATACCGCCACGGGCCTCGCTACAACCCGCCTCCCTACCGGGATCGGGACTGGGATCGCGGTCCGCGCCACCACGACTCCCGGCCCAATGGCCCCTGGCGGGATCGCAACGACGGCCCCCGCCGGGACCATGACGGTCCTCGCGGCCGGGACCATGACGGTCCTCGCGGCCGGGACCATGACGGTCCTCGCGGCCGGGACCATGACGGTCCTCGCGGCCGGGACCATGACGGTCCTCGGGGTGGAGGCTGGGGCCGGCACGACGCCACCCCGGTTCGCCACCACTGA
- a CDS encoding antibiotic biosynthesis monooxygenase family protein: protein MIAVIFEVWTHEDHRQRYLDLAAALRPLLSGIDGFISIERFQSLGDPGKLLSLSYWRDEAAVAEWRRQEAHREAQGEGRGGVFRDYRLRVAHVVRDYGLTDRAGVPADSRTVHG from the coding sequence ATGATTGCCGTCATCTTCGAGGTCTGGACCCACGAGGACCATCGCCAGCGGTATCTCGATCTCGCCGCGGCCTTGCGGCCCCTGCTGTCGGGTATCGACGGTTTCATCTCCATCGAGCGCTTCCAGAGCCTCGGCGATCCAGGCAAGTTGCTGTCGCTGTCCTACTGGCGTGACGAGGCGGCGGTGGCGGAATGGCGGCGCCAGGAAGCCCATCGGGAAGCCCAGGGCGAGGGCCGGGGAGGCGTGTTCCGCGACTATCGTCTGCGCGTGGCCCATGTCGTCAGGGATTACGGCTTGACGGACCGGGCGGGAGTACCCGCGGACAGTCGCACCGTGCATGGCTGA
- a CDS encoding cytochrome P450 — protein sequence MTPPTDPYQAVTHPDPYPYYASLCARGGLQRIAGFEPWIAADAATVRAVLTSEACRVRPQAEPVPPHLTGTPAGALFGRLVRMNDGAPSTVVKHALASALPTVMRSVEAESRRWSARLFSEPRLSLLPEKALQLPVFVLGSLLGFPEDSLEESVREVDAYVRSVAWPELSAEGALGAARLVERVTACLQAKPRAPELLGAFSSRMREGDGPLEALVPNAVGLLTQAYEATAGLLGATLLAFARMPALREQLERGECSIDDVVREAARHEPPIQNTRRFVHARATVANQELEAGATVVVVLAAANRDPRVNPQPDAFLPRRPDRQTFTFGLGAHVCPGQELAVTMVSAAVERILASGLELTPLSKSITWRASTNARILGGL from the coding sequence ATGACACCCCCCACAGACCCATATCAGGCCGTCACGCACCCCGACCCCTACCCGTACTACGCGAGCCTGTGTGCCCGAGGAGGTCTGCAACGCATCGCGGGCTTCGAGCCCTGGATCGCGGCGGATGCCGCCACGGTGCGAGCCGTGCTCACGAGCGAGGCCTGCCGGGTGCGCCCCCAGGCGGAGCCCGTCCCTCCGCACCTGACCGGCACCCCCGCTGGCGCGCTCTTCGGGCGGCTCGTGCGGATGAACGACGGAGCACCTTCCACCGTTGTGAAACACGCTCTGGCCTCCGCGCTTCCGACGGTGATGCGGAGCGTGGAAGCGGAAAGCCGCCGTTGGTCGGCCCGGCTCTTCTCCGAGCCGCGCCTGTCCCTCCTGCCGGAGAAGGCGCTCCAGCTTCCCGTGTTCGTGCTCGGCTCCCTGCTGGGATTCCCGGAGGACTCCCTGGAGGAGAGCGTGCGGGAGGTGGATGCGTACGTCCGTTCGGTGGCCTGGCCGGAGCTGAGCGCCGAGGGGGCCCTGGGCGCCGCACGGCTCGTCGAGCGCGTGACGGCCTGTCTCCAGGCGAAGCCCCGAGCACCGGAGCTGCTCGGTGCCTTCTCTTCGCGGATGCGCGAAGGGGACGGTCCGCTGGAGGCACTGGTTCCCAACGCGGTGGGACTCCTCACCCAGGCGTATGAGGCGACCGCCGGCCTCCTGGGTGCCACGCTGCTCGCCTTCGCCCGGATGCCCGCGCTGAGGGAACAGCTCGAGCGGGGCGAGTGCTCCATCGACGACGTGGTCCGGGAGGCGGCGCGCCACGAGCCCCCCATCCAGAACACCCGGCGCTTCGTCCACGCGCGCGCGACCGTCGCGAATCAGGAGTTGGAAGCGGGGGCGACGGTGGTCGTCGTGCTCGCCGCCGCGAACCGCGATCCCCGGGTGAATCCCCAACCCGATGCGTTCCTTCCACGCCGCCCCGACCGCCAGACCTTCACCTTCGGCCTGGGTGCCCATGTCTGTCCGGGCCAGGAACTCGCGGTGACGATGGTCTCCGCGGCGGTGGAGCGCATCCTCGCGAGTGGCCTGGAGCTCACCCCGCTGTCGAAGTCCATCACCTGGCGCGCCTCCACCAATGCGCGCATCCTGGGAGGTCTGTGA
- a CDS encoding TIGR04222 domain-containing membrane protein — translation MNPLDWNGQQFLGMYGPFLLLAFVGAVFWKKWLNQPQGSPTVVELDMDPYQVAALEGEDATVKAAVVALVHGGALRFEEAQLSVANAPPAGASGIERAVHAAVAAGQGSLWELREAARAEFSWLEESLRKRGFLRTPEQDTAYTRYPQWFFGAVLGLGAMKLVVGVIRLKPVEMLVLLLLLGVFGLWLLGRHQRRTGRGQKALAMLRELHEPLRLTASSEGSAETMRPRDVALAMGLFGLGALALLDLHPLRDYLMPPAGPAGGGGSGGDGGSSCGSSSSCGSSSSCGGGCGGCGGGGD, via the coding sequence ATGAATCCGCTGGATTGGAATGGGCAGCAGTTCCTCGGCATGTACGGGCCGTTCCTCCTTCTCGCCTTCGTGGGGGCGGTGTTCTGGAAGAAATGGCTCAACCAACCGCAGGGCTCCCCCACCGTGGTCGAGCTGGACATGGACCCCTATCAGGTGGCCGCACTGGAGGGCGAGGACGCGACAGTGAAGGCGGCCGTGGTGGCGCTCGTGCACGGCGGTGCCCTGCGCTTCGAGGAAGCGCAATTGAGCGTCGCCAACGCCCCGCCCGCGGGGGCTTCGGGGATCGAGCGCGCCGTGCATGCCGCGGTGGCCGCGGGTCAGGGCTCGCTCTGGGAGCTGCGCGAGGCGGCGCGGGCGGAGTTCTCCTGGCTCGAGGAGTCCCTGCGCAAGCGGGGTTTCCTGCGCACGCCCGAGCAGGACACCGCATACACCCGATATCCCCAGTGGTTCTTCGGTGCGGTGCTCGGCCTCGGAGCGATGAAGCTCGTGGTGGGCGTGATTCGCCTCAAGCCCGTGGAGATGCTCGTGCTGCTGCTCCTGCTGGGAGTGTTCGGGCTGTGGCTCCTGGGCAGGCACCAGCGGCGCACCGGCCGCGGGCAGAAGGCGCTGGCGATGCTCCGCGAGCTGCATGAGCCCCTGCGGCTCACCGCCTCTTCCGAGGGCAGTGCCGAGACGATGCGCCCGCGCGACGTGGCGCTGGCCATGGGGCTCTTCGGCCTGGGCGCGCTCGCCCTGCTCGACCTCCATCCCCTGCGCGACTACCTGATGCCCCCGGCCGGGCCGGCAGGAGGCGGTGGTTCCGGGGGGGATGGTGGGAGCAGTTGCGGCAGCTCGAGCAGTTGCGGCAGCTCGAGCAGTTGCGGCGGGGGCTGCGGGGGCTGCGGCGGCGGCGGGGATTGA
- a CDS encoding RlpA-like double-psi beta-barrel domain-containing protein yields the protein MKRRFAALLITLTATAAVAASVSFKGNGDLRYYNAAGYGACGTQINGAKELFAAVPSRYWTASNPNKDPLCKQLVLVTYDGKSIKVPVKDKCPGCSANTLDLSQPAFQQLGNLDLGILKGASWSIVPR from the coding sequence ATGAAAAGGCGATTCGCGGCATTGCTCATCACCCTGACCGCCACAGCAGCCGTCGCCGCCAGCGTGAGTTTCAAGGGAAATGGGGATTTGAGATATTACAATGCTGCTGGCTATGGAGCCTGCGGCACCCAGATCAATGGCGCCAAGGAATTGTTCGCCGCCGTCCCCTCTCGATACTGGACAGCCAGCAACCCCAACAAGGATCCTCTCTGCAAACAGTTGGTCCTCGTCACGTATGACGGGAAGTCCATCAAGGTGCCCGTGAAGGACAAGTGCCCGGGGTGCTCCGCGAACACGCTCGACCTCAGCCAGCCGGCATTCCAACAACTTGGAAATCTGGATCTCGGAATACTCAAGGGCGCGAGCTGGTCCATTGTCCCTCGCTGA